One window from the genome of bacterium encodes:
- a CDS encoding response regulator produces MKILIADEMPDVGKRLERLFRNMPGVSTVNYCSSADDAILKLLDLQPDVLILGHQLKSSDGTEILRKVPDYSPGTEVCVYSAFLSEIDRNAYSNLDIHGFCDKSSELDSLLTNVEAKAAIRHQYKHLSPVPIS; encoded by the coding sequence GTGAAAATCCTGATCGCTGACGAAATGCCTGATGTTGGAAAACGATTGGAAAGACTGTTCCGAAACATGCCTGGTGTATCTACCGTGAATTACTGCTCCTCCGCAGATGATGCCATCCTGAAATTGCTGGATTTGCAGCCCGATGTGCTTATTCTCGGACATCAGCTGAAATCCTCGGATGGAACCGAAATTCTGCGCAAGGTCCCTGACTACTCGCCCGGCACTGAAGTCTGTGTGTATTCGGCATTTCTCTCTGAAATTGACCGCAACGCCTATAGCAATCTCGATATTCATGGTTTTTGTGATAAATCATCGGAGCTTGACTCGCTGCTGACGAACGTTGAGGCCAAAGCCGCCATCCGTCATCAGTACAAGCACTTAAGTCCTGTACCCATAAGCTGA
- a CDS encoding response regulator transcription factor, whose product MIRVALVDDHRIVREGLKKILTLENDMEIAGEAGSSEEALDMLQRIKADILLLDISLPGRSGLDVIKDLRSLYPEMGILVLTMHPEEVLAVRSLKAGAAGYLNKDSATDELVSAVRRIHGGGRYITPSVADHLFSAFQGESGDFPHDELSDREYQVMLLIAQGKKNQEIADVLAISARTVGTYRTRILQKLNLHSTADIVRYAVDHKLVDAGI is encoded by the coding sequence ATGATTCGAGTAGCCCTCGTAGATGACCACAGAATCGTGCGTGAGGGATTAAAGAAAATTCTCACGCTCGAGAATGACATGGAAATTGCAGGGGAAGCCGGAAGTTCGGAAGAAGCATTGGATATGCTGCAGAGGATCAAGGCTGATATTCTTCTGCTGGACATTTCGCTGCCGGGACGCAGTGGACTCGATGTCATCAAGGATTTGAGAAGCCTGTACCCGGAAATGGGAATCCTGGTCCTCACCATGCACCCGGAGGAAGTACTCGCCGTACGCTCCCTCAAAGCAGGGGCTGCGGGGTATCTGAACAAGGATTCCGCAACGGATGAACTTGTCAGTGCCGTGCGCAGAATTCACGGCGGAGGAAGGTATATCACTCCCTCGGTCGCGGATCACCTTTTTTCCGCCTTCCAGGGAGAGAGTGGGGATTTTCCCCATGATGAGCTCTCGGACAGGGAATACCAGGTCATGCTGCTCATCGCGCAGGGAAAAAAGAATCAGGAAATCGCCGATGTACTCGCAATCAGCGCTCGTACGGTCGGCACGTACAGAACACGCATACTGCAGAAACTGAATTTGCACTCGACAGCGGATATCGTGCGCTACGCCGTTGATCACAAGCTCGTTGATGCAGGAATTTGA
- a CDS encoding PAS domain S-box protein, translating into MKSRAALPTEWRVPLLYFLVAMLWILFSDMLLFDALFSPATISMISTLKGWLFVFVTSVLLFLSLRKHMREQRRKERALSDVNILLQSVFDSFPDALFVLSPKLMLQYHNRRAEELFGLVDGWSANHDIWEKLSDRFGLDIKSYALDALTGAKPASRELLDEKGLWWEMRYHPFPGGMTLYLRDITTTKHSIQRQIDLQREREELLTRLQMHVDRMPIGYIVSDSNFRIQYLNPMSERLFGYDRGEVHGRKPYGLILLESSKEYFEEVRESLLRGKLTAHLTTEAMTRDGKKLVTEWYNTPILDKDGNFESLVSMVVDVTERTRAVEELRESEARLRAILEAQNEWIVRCKVDGTLTFANENYCEYHNQTTEETIGTSLFAHLTDDNREKAAAVFESLGRERPTWEGVLVISDESGNPRWHWWSLRALFGRDDSVKEIQAVGRDITDQKLAEKALRESEERYRVLIERANDGILLLQDGVFVSSNPSAARMLDMEIGELVGKRPEDISPPNQPDGEASASKAARLIHESISSGRRVFEWIHLRKDQSAAVIEVSLTRIELQDQPVVLCFWRDITLRKEAERELLLSRTRLRALAERLDRIREEERLILSREIHDGLGQSLTALKIDISYLRRLRNQKGTTAEQEEDAMQSMGSLVEQLISQARHLAWQMRPGMLDQLGLSDALRQHAHDISRRNELQLTDRIEDIGENLDPRAALALYRIAQEAMTNILRHAHAKKISVTLRQRTQRIFLEITDDGVGISPRDSEQSSSMGLISMRERAELLGGNIDVLPGDDGGTVVRVTVPIVREVDPDEINVE; encoded by the coding sequence ATGAAGTCTCGTGCGGCATTGCCGACAGAATGGCGCGTCCCGCTGCTGTATTTTCTCGTTGCGATGCTCTGGATTCTGTTTTCCGACATGCTGCTTTTCGACGCCCTGTTCAGTCCTGCTACCATCTCGATGATCAGCACGCTGAAAGGCTGGCTCTTCGTGTTCGTGACCAGTGTGCTTCTGTTTCTGTCCCTGCGCAAGCATATGAGGGAACAGCGAAGGAAAGAGCGGGCGCTGAGTGATGTCAACATTCTGCTTCAGTCTGTGTTTGATTCCTTCCCCGACGCGTTGTTCGTTCTCAGTCCCAAACTCATGCTGCAGTACCACAACCGGCGGGCGGAGGAGCTGTTCGGTCTGGTCGACGGCTGGTCGGCGAACCACGACATCTGGGAGAAGCTTAGCGACCGATTTGGACTGGACATCAAGTCTTACGCCTTGGATGCACTCACTGGCGCGAAGCCGGCATCCCGCGAACTGCTCGACGAAAAGGGCCTCTGGTGGGAGATGCGCTATCACCCGTTTCCCGGTGGCATGACGCTCTACCTGCGCGACATCACTACCACCAAGCACAGCATTCAGCGGCAGATCGACCTGCAGCGCGAGAGGGAAGAACTGCTCACCCGCCTTCAGATGCACGTCGACCGTATGCCGATCGGTTACATTGTCTCCGACAGTAATTTCCGCATACAGTATCTCAATCCCATGTCGGAACGGCTGTTCGGCTACGACAGGGGAGAAGTTCATGGACGCAAACCCTACGGATTGATCCTTCTGGAATCATCAAAAGAATATTTCGAAGAGGTGCGGGAATCACTTCTCAGGGGGAAATTGACCGCACACCTGACCACGGAAGCCATGACACGGGACGGGAAAAAGCTCGTGACCGAGTGGTACAATACACCGATTCTCGACAAGGATGGCAATTTTGAATCCCTTGTTTCCATGGTCGTGGACGTAACCGAACGCACCCGCGCTGTAGAGGAGCTCAGAGAGAGCGAGGCGCGCCTCCGCGCCATTCTGGAAGCGCAGAACGAGTGGATCGTGCGCTGCAAGGTGGACGGGACGTTGACGTTCGCAAATGAGAATTACTGCGAATACCACAACCAGACGACGGAGGAAACGATCGGTACATCCCTCTTCGCCCATTTGACGGATGATAACCGTGAGAAAGCCGCCGCCGTTTTTGAATCGCTCGGCAGGGAGCGTCCCACCTGGGAAGGCGTGCTCGTGATTTCGGATGAATCGGGCAACCCCCGCTGGCATTGGTGGTCACTGCGGGCGCTGTTCGGCAGAGACGATTCCGTTAAGGAAATTCAGGCTGTCGGACGTGATATCACGGACCAGAAACTTGCAGAAAAGGCATTGCGCGAGAGCGAGGAACGCTACCGTGTCCTCATCGAACGCGCGAATGATGGAATCCTTCTCCTTCAGGACGGTGTATTTGTAAGCTCAAATCCTTCGGCCGCGAGAATGCTGGACATGGAAATCGGTGAACTTGTGGGCAAACGACCGGAAGACATCTCCCCGCCGAATCAGCCCGACGGTGAAGCCTCCGCAAGCAAGGCTGCCAGGTTGATACACGAGAGTATTTCCTCCGGCAGGCGGGTGTTCGAATGGATTCATCTCCGCAAGGACCAATCGGCAGCAGTAATCGAAGTGAGTCTCACACGCATTGAACTGCAGGATCAGCCTGTGGTGCTCTGTTTCTGGCGTGACATTACATTGCGGAAAGAGGCTGAACGGGAACTCCTGCTGAGCCGCACCAGACTGCGCGCACTTGCCGAACGCCTCGACCGAATCCGCGAGGAAGAGAGACTTATCCTCTCGCGGGAAATTCATGACGGACTCGGCCAGTCACTGACTGCCTTGAAAATTGACATCTCTTATCTGCGCCGCCTCAGGAATCAGAAAGGAACAACAGCGGAACAGGAAGAGGATGCCATGCAGTCCATGGGCTCCCTGGTTGAACAGCTCATTTCCCAGGCACGTCACCTGGCGTGGCAGATGCGTCCGGGCATGCTCGACCAGCTCGGACTCTCCGACGCCCTCCGCCAGCACGCGCATGACATCTCCAGGCGCAATGAGCTGCAACTGACGGATCGCATTGAGGATATCGGTGAGAATCTGGATCCCCGTGCCGCCCTGGCACTGTACAGGATCGCGCAGGAAGCGATGACCAATATTCTCCGTCATGCGCATGCGAAGAAAATATCCGTCACCCTCAGGCAGCGGACACAGCGTATCTTTCTCGAAATCACGGATGATGGAGTGGGAATATCACCGCGCGACAGCGAACAGAGCAGTTCCATGGGACTAATCAGTATGCGTGAACGTGCGGAATTGCTCGGTGGGAATATCGATGTGCTTCCCGGGGACGATGGAGGTACCGTGGTACGTGTGACCGTACCCATCGTGCGTGAAGTCGATCCGGATGAGATCAATGTAGAGTAA
- a CDS encoding M2 family metallopeptidase, producing MPRIMLPVLAALLLLSACGKDETQMQEADQFLKDYNARYVELYYASSKAEWKSNTFIQEGDTATAAATKAANEALAAFTGSEENITRARALLEHRDALTDLQVRELEAVLYNAANNPQTVPDLVKERIDAETRQTEKLFGFNFTIDGKAVSTNDIDTRLKEETLLPARLKAWEASKEVGRELRDGLLNLRQLRNKTVQALGYDDYFSYQVSDYGMTTEEMMDMNRRLVDEIMPLYRELHTWARYELAKRYGMAKVPDYLPAHWLPNRWGQDWSSLLTVEGLDLDGVLAQKDAEWLARQGERFYVSMGFETLPQSFWEKSSLYPLPPDADYKKNNHASAWHMDLNHDVRSLMSIIPNAEWYETVHHEYGHIYYFLAYSNDDVPPLLRNGANRAFHEAVGSLLGLAAMQRPFLEHLELLPADAPNDEMQTLLKEALNYIVFLPWSAGVMTEFEHELYADALPADALNSTWWDLKKKWQGIVPPTERGEEYCDAASKTHINNDAAQYYDYALSYVILFQLHDHIAREILKQDPHATNYFGSVEVGNFLRSILTPGASVDWRKLMKDNLGEEISAKPMLRYFEPLMDYLKKANEGRKYTI from the coding sequence ATGCCGCGAATCATGCTGCCTGTACTGGCTGCCCTGCTTCTGCTCTCCGCCTGCGGAAAAGACGAAACGCAAATGCAGGAAGCCGATCAGTTTCTCAAGGACTACAACGCACGCTACGTCGAACTCTATTACGCTTCGTCGAAAGCGGAATGGAAATCCAACACTTTCATTCAGGAAGGTGATACCGCCACGGCAGCGGCAACGAAAGCCGCAAATGAAGCGCTTGCCGCCTTCACCGGCAGTGAGGAAAACATCACCCGGGCACGCGCACTGCTGGAGCATCGTGACGCGCTGACGGATCTGCAGGTGCGGGAGCTCGAAGCAGTGTTGTACAACGCTGCGAACAATCCTCAAACCGTTCCCGATCTCGTGAAAGAACGTATTGACGCCGAAACCAGGCAGACCGAAAAGCTTTTCGGTTTCAATTTTACCATTGACGGCAAAGCGGTCAGCACGAACGACATCGATACGCGCCTCAAGGAAGAAACGCTTCTCCCCGCACGGCTCAAAGCCTGGGAAGCGAGCAAGGAAGTGGGACGCGAACTGCGTGACGGACTGCTGAACCTGCGGCAGCTGCGCAACAAAACGGTACAGGCGCTCGGGTATGACGACTATTTCAGTTACCAGGTCTCCGACTACGGGATGACCACGGAAGAAATGATGGACATGAATCGTCGCCTCGTCGACGAAATCATGCCCCTCTACCGTGAGCTGCATACCTGGGCACGCTACGAACTGGCGAAGCGCTATGGCATGGCCAAAGTGCCCGACTATCTCCCTGCACACTGGCTCCCGAATCGCTGGGGACAGGACTGGAGTTCGCTGCTCACGGTCGAAGGACTCGACCTCGACGGCGTACTCGCGCAGAAGGACGCGGAATGGCTCGCCCGCCAGGGAGAGCGCTTTTACGTCAGCATGGGCTTCGAGACGCTTCCGCAGAGCTTCTGGGAAAAGTCAAGCCTCTACCCGCTTCCCCCGGATGCGGATTACAAGAAGAACAACCATGCATCAGCCTGGCATATGGATTTGAACCATGATGTCCGCAGCCTGATGAGCATTATCCCGAATGCCGAGTGGTATGAAACGGTGCATCATGAATACGGGCACATTTATTACTTCCTCGCATACAGCAACGACGACGTGCCTCCCCTGCTCCGGAACGGCGCGAACCGTGCCTTCCATGAAGCCGTTGGGAGTCTGCTGGGACTCGCTGCGATGCAGCGTCCTTTCCTCGAGCACCTCGAGCTGCTCCCGGCCGATGCCCCGAACGATGAGATGCAGACCCTGCTCAAGGAAGCGCTCAACTATATCGTCTTCCTCCCCTGGTCGGCCGGCGTCATGACGGAATTCGAACATGAGCTGTATGCTGATGCGCTTCCTGCTGATGCATTGAACAGCACCTGGTGGGACCTGAAAAAGAAATGGCAGGGTATCGTCCCTCCCACCGAGCGCGGTGAGGAGTACTGCGATGCTGCATCGAAAACGCATATCAACAATGACGCAGCGCAGTACTACGACTACGCGCTTTCATATGTCATTCTCTTCCAGCTGCACGACCACATCGCACGCGAAATCCTGAAGCAGGATCCGCATGCAACCAATTATTTCGGCAGTGTCGAGGTCGGCAATTTCCTCCGCAGTATTCTCACTCCAGGCGCGAGCGTCGACTGGCGCAAGCTGATGAAGGATAATCTCGGTGAGGAAATCAGCGCCAAACCCATGCTGCGCTATTTCGAGCCACTGATGGACTATCTCAAAAAAGCCAACGAAGGCAGGAAGTACACCATCTGA
- a CDS encoding alanine racemase, translating into MAELLIHTDRIIGNIEKINAVMKKHGAHWTLISKVLSGHKESLHRILAHPAMDGLHSIGDSRLSSLEVIKSLRPDIRTMYIKPVPQNLVPSIVQLADISLISSLRTLHLMNEAAARIGVRHQVIVMIELGELREGVVRENIVDFYRQAFAMEYIEVIGIGTNLGCMYGIEPTYDKMIQLSLYRQLLEEMFDRKLPIISGGSSITLPLLGSRRLPPTTNHFRIGEAVFLGTSPLDNKRFRNLSTDVFEYKANILELEEKESTPDGIISDAAVGHVAESSEAPQRGEMHCRAIVDFGLLDVDADEIAPKDSHVRFAGTTSDLTVFEITDNTTASGKQRYHVGDTVRFVPTYMGAARLMNSKFIYKTATGKQYELPRT; encoded by the coding sequence ATGGCAGAATTGCTGATCCATACAGACCGCATCATCGGGAATATTGAGAAAATCAATGCGGTGATGAAGAAACACGGGGCGCATTGGACGCTGATATCCAAGGTGCTCAGTGGACACAAGGAATCCCTGCATCGCATACTGGCGCATCCGGCGATGGACGGATTGCACAGCATTGGCGACTCCCGGCTTTCCAGCCTCGAGGTCATCAAAAGCCTGCGGCCCGATATCAGGACGATGTATATCAAGCCCGTTCCGCAGAATCTCGTTCCTTCCATCGTCCAGCTTGCGGACATCTCACTGATCAGTTCGCTGCGCACGCTGCATCTGATGAATGAAGCTGCCGCGCGCATAGGCGTGCGTCATCAGGTGATCGTCATGATTGAACTCGGGGAACTGCGTGAAGGCGTGGTCCGCGAGAATATCGTGGATTTCTACAGACAGGCTTTTGCGATGGAGTATATCGAGGTCATCGGCATCGGAACGAATCTCGGCTGCATGTACGGGATTGAACCCACGTATGACAAGATGATTCAGCTCTCTCTTTACCGGCAGTTGCTCGAGGAGATGTTTGACCGCAAGCTGCCCATCATTTCCGGCGGGAGCTCCATTACACTGCCGCTTCTAGGGAGCCGGAGACTGCCGCCGACAACGAACCATTTCCGTATCGGCGAAGCGGTATTCCTCGGAACGTCCCCGCTCGACAACAAACGCTTTCGCAATCTTTCCACGGATGTGTTCGAGTACAAGGCGAACATACTGGAACTGGAAGAAAAGGAAAGCACACCCGACGGTATCATCAGTGATGCGGCCGTCGGACACGTTGCCGAAAGCAGCGAAGCGCCGCAGCGGGGAGAGATGCACTGTCGTGCCATTGTAGACTTTGGCTTGCTCGACGTCGATGCGGACGAGATCGCGCCGAAGGACAGTCATGTCCGCTTCGCTGGCACGACCTCGGATCTCACCGTGTTCGAGATCACCGACAATACGACAGCGAGCGGCAAGCAGCGCTATCACGTCGGGGATACGGTACGCTTCGTTCCCACGTATATGGGGGCAGCGCGACTGATGAATTCCAAATTCATTTACAAGACGGCGACAGGGAAGCAGTACGAACTGCCACGCACCTGA
- a CDS encoding GNAT family N-acetyltransferase, which translates to MNIIRFDSYDALDKEIGSDRFIDFLHTHLDQFGDPKPAIRKCLDFAFGLNGGLGGFALAAEVEGELVGALIMNSTGMSGYIPENILVYVAVDASKRGMGIGRKVVERALSEADGEVKLHVEYENPAKRLYERIGFASKYAEMRYKR; encoded by the coding sequence ATGAACATCATTCGTTTTGACAGTTACGACGCATTGGACAAAGAAATAGGTAGTGATCGTTTCATCGATTTTCTGCATACCCATCTCGATCAGTTCGGCGACCCGAAGCCTGCAATCCGTAAATGCCTCGATTTCGCTTTCGGGCTCAATGGCGGGCTCGGTGGATTTGCGCTCGCAGCCGAGGTTGAAGGAGAGCTTGTCGGTGCATTGATCATGAACAGCACGGGAATGTCGGGGTATATCCCTGAGAACATCCTCGTGTACGTAGCGGTGGATGCCTCGAAGAGAGGTATGGGCATTGGCCGCAAGGTTGTCGAACGCGCACTCAGCGAAGCCGATGGTGAGGTGAAACTGCATGTTGAATATGAAAACCCCGCAAAGCGCCTGTACGAACGCATCGGTTTCGCTTCCAAATATGCGGAAATGCGTTACAAGAGGTAG